One Bradyrhizobium sp. CCGB12 genomic window carries:
- the rpsL gene encoding 30S ribosomal protein S12, translating into MPTINQLIAQPREVQKSRKKVPALQQSPQKRGVCTRVYTTTPKKPNSALRKVAKVRLTNGFEVIGYIPGEGHNLQEHSVVMIRGGRVKDLPGVRYHILRGVLDTQGVKNRKQRRSKYGAKRPK; encoded by the coding sequence ATGCCGACGATCAACCAGCTGATCGCTCAACCGCGGGAAGTGCAGAAGTCGCGCAAGAAGGTGCCGGCGCTGCAGCAGTCGCCTCAGAAGCGTGGTGTTTGCACCCGCGTCTACACCACGACCCCGAAGAAGCCGAACTCGGCGCTTCGTAAGGTCGCCAAGGTGCGCCTGACCAACGGCTTCGAGGTGATCGGCTACATCCCCGGCGAGGGCCATAACCTTCAGGAGCACTCGGTGGTCATGATCCGCGGCGGCCGCGTCAAGGACTTGCCCGGCGTGCGCTACCACATCCTCCGCGGCGTTCTGGATACCCAGGGCGTCAAGAACCGTAAGCAGCGTCGTTCGAAGTACGGCGCGAAGCGTCCGAAGTAA
- the rpsG gene encoding 30S ribosomal protein S7: MSRRHSAEKREVLPDPKFGNIIVTKFMNSVMYAGKKSVAEGIVYGAFGIIESKTKQNPLGVFEQALENVMPTIEVRSRRVGGATYQVPVEVRSTRRQALGIRWLISAARERNEKTMTERLSAELLDASNNRGNAVKKREDVHRMAEANRAFSHYRW, encoded by the coding sequence ATGTCTCGTCGCCACTCAGCGGAAAAGCGCGAAGTTCTCCCGGATCCGAAGTTCGGGAACATCATCGTCACGAAGTTCATGAATTCGGTGATGTACGCCGGCAAGAAGTCGGTCGCCGAAGGCATCGTCTACGGTGCGTTCGGTATCATCGAATCCAAGACCAAGCAGAACCCGCTCGGCGTGTTCGAGCAGGCGCTCGAGAACGTCATGCCGACGATCGAGGTTCGCTCCCGCCGCGTCGGCGGCGCGACCTACCAGGTTCCGGTCGAGGTTCGCTCGACCCGTCGCCAGGCGCTGGGCATCCGCTGGCTGATCTCGGCCGCGCGCGAGCGCAACGAGAAGACGATGACCGAGCGGCTCTCGGCTGAGCTGTTGGACGCCTCGAACAACCGCGGCAACGCCGTCAAGAAGCGCGAAGATGTGCACCGGATGGCGGAAGCCAACCGCGCCTTCTCGCACTATCGCTGGTAA